From one Flavobacterium sp. N502536 genomic stretch:
- a CDS encoding SMI1/KNR4 family protein, with protein sequence MKTDLLNQIERIKRKLLLAKNADKGLKVFGADSHKYTIGKTVNADQIIRFETEYNLELPDDYKAFLLHIGNGGISYQDSAAGPSYGIFPFGKNLEEFVYSNPENCLKQDCRVYPKMSDEFWVELTQNIEENEGISQEDFDAELGKLFGGILPIASQGCSYYYGLVLNGEFKGRVVNIDIDRQKPYFAFESNFLDWYERWLDEIIPENTMTEEPHLFRYTLGGLSAYILEVYFSTEDDEIKEECLNGILKKEILDVETLSILEEQYKISSGEIQKTILQLLTKFDYERAKPYLMDFAKESLLTVFQFVFWYAKNKSTDWLEVIKANADAIEEEETFRFCTYLLKEMKLDYGAIIIPFTSNKSESIRVSAYYSLGQMKDKNKYTAVFIEGLHDSSNRVIHTTLQALDGVEDKRLLKHYKRIAEKFPVEKDYILVNLNHRLKAYGLTNKTIKKVNTDFETDNQGVKWYQFWK encoded by the coding sequence TTGAAAACAGACCTATTGAATCAGATAGAAAGAATAAAAAGAAAGTTGCTCCTGGCGAAAAATGCAGACAAAGGCTTAAAGGTTTTTGGGGCTGACAGCCATAAATATACCATTGGAAAAACGGTTAATGCCGATCAGATTATCCGTTTTGAAACCGAATACAATCTCGAGCTTCCGGACGATTATAAAGCCTTTTTACTGCATATTGGCAATGGTGGAATATCTTATCAGGATTCAGCTGCAGGGCCGTCTTATGGAATATTTCCTTTTGGGAAAAATCTGGAGGAATTTGTCTATAGTAATCCCGAAAATTGCTTAAAGCAGGATTGTAGAGTTTATCCAAAAATGAGTGATGAATTCTGGGTAGAACTGACACAAAATATTGAAGAGAATGAGGGTATTTCTCAAGAAGATTTTGATGCGGAACTTGGTAAATTGTTTGGCGGAATACTGCCAATCGCTAGTCAGGGCTGTTCGTATTATTACGGACTTGTTTTAAATGGAGAATTTAAAGGACGGGTTGTAAATATTGATATCGACAGACAGAAACCTTATTTTGCTTTTGAGTCTAATTTTTTAGATTGGTACGAAAGATGGCTTGATGAAATTATCCCAGAAAATACCATGACAGAGGAACCTCATTTATTTCGATATACCTTAGGCGGATTGTCAGCTTACATTTTAGAAGTATATTTTTCTACAGAGGATGATGAAATTAAGGAAGAATGTCTCAACGGAATCTTAAAAAAAGAGATATTAGATGTTGAAACTCTAAGTATTTTAGAAGAGCAGTATAAAATAAGTTCAGGGGAAATTCAAAAAACAATACTGCAGCTGCTCACGAAGTTCGATTATGAACGCGCAAAACCGTATTTAATGGACTTTGCAAAAGAGAGTCTGCTGACGGTATTTCAATTCGTATTTTGGTATGCAAAAAACAAAAGTACAGATTGGCTAGAGGTTATAAAAGCAAATGCTGATGCGATTGAAGAGGAGGAAACCTTCAGATTTTGTACGTACTTGTTAAAAGAAATGAAGCTGGATTATGGGGCTATTATCATTCCGTTTACGTCTAATAAAAGTGAGTCAATAAGAGTTAGTGCTTATTATTCGCTTGGGCAAATGAAGGATAAAAACAAGTACACCGCTGTTTTTATAGAAGGTCTTCATGATAGTTCAAACAGAGTTATTCATACCACTTTGCAAGCATTGGATGGGGTAGAGGATAAAAGGCTTTTAAAGCATTATAAAAGGATTGCTGAAAAATTCCCCGTAGAAAAAGATTATATTCTGGTAAATCTCAATCATAGACTGAAAGCATATGGTTTGACCAATAAAACGATTAAGAAAGTGAATACAGATTTTGAAACCGATAATCAGGGTGTGAAATGGTATCAATTTTGGAAATAA
- the hutH gene encoding histidine ammonia-lyase, giving the protein MREIHYISTETLSLEALQEIIVNQKTLELSEEAKVNVQKCRDYLDKKMASHSEPIYGINTGFGSLCNVKISNENLSQLQENLVKSHACGTGEEVPAEIVKLMLLLKIQSLSYGHSGIQLQTVERLVDFYNNDILPVIYTQGSLGASGDLAPLAHLSLPLLGEGEVLFEGKKTAAAEVLKHFGWEPIVLQSKEGLALLNGTQFMSAYGAHILLKAYKYSYLADLIGTISLEGFDGRIEPFNELIHFIRPHKGQIVTAQRITEFLEGSQIIAQEKKHVQDPYSFRCMPQVHGASKDAIDYVRKVFKTEINSVTDNPNIFIEADQIISGGNFHGQPLALALDFMAIALAELGSISERRTYQLISGLRNLPAFLVDNPGLNSGFMIPQYTAASIASQNKQLATPSSIDSIVSSNGQEDHVSMGANGATKALRVMDNLERILAIELLNASQAIAYRAPLKSSDFIEMFLNSYREVVPLVKEDRILHYDIKKTVEFLDSFQIENDLLTMA; this is encoded by the coding sequence ATGAGAGAAATCCATTATATAAGTACGGAGACCTTAAGTTTAGAAGCTTTACAGGAAATTATTGTCAACCAGAAAACGCTTGAGCTATCAGAAGAAGCAAAAGTAAACGTTCAGAAATGTCGTGATTATTTAGATAAAAAAATGGCTTCCCATTCAGAACCTATCTACGGAATCAATACTGGTTTTGGATCACTTTGTAATGTGAAAATTTCAAATGAAAACTTATCTCAGCTTCAGGAAAATCTGGTAAAATCGCATGCTTGCGGAACCGGAGAAGAAGTTCCTGCTGAAATTGTAAAGCTGATGTTGTTGCTTAAAATTCAGTCTTTGAGCTACGGACATTCCGGAATTCAATTGCAGACCGTAGAGCGTTTAGTCGATTTTTACAATAATGATATTCTTCCTGTAATCTATACTCAGGGATCCTTGGGAGCTTCAGGAGATTTAGCGCCTTTAGCACATTTATCTTTGCCTTTATTAGGGGAAGGAGAGGTTTTATTTGAAGGAAAAAAAACAGCTGCTGCTGAAGTTTTAAAACATTTTGGATGGGAACCTATCGTTTTACAGTCCAAAGAAGGTTTGGCTTTGCTAAACGGAACTCAGTTTATGAGCGCTTATGGAGCACATATTTTATTAAAAGCCTATAAATATTCGTATTTGGCAGATTTAATCGGAACTATTTCATTAGAAGGTTTTGATGGAAGAATTGAGCCTTTTAACGAGTTAATTCATTTTATCCGTCCTCACAAAGGGCAAATTGTAACGGCACAACGCATTACGGAGTTTTTAGAAGGAAGCCAGATCATTGCTCAGGAGAAAAAACATGTACAGGATCCGTATTCTTTCCGTTGTATGCCACAAGTTCATGGTGCTTCAAAAGATGCCATTGATTATGTTAGAAAAGTATTTAAAACCGAGATCAATTCGGTTACAGACAATCCAAATATTTTTATAGAAGCCGATCAGATCATTTCAGGAGGAAATTTCCACGGACAACCTTTGGCTTTGGCATTGGATTTCATGGCAATTGCTTTGGCTGAATTGGGAAGTATTTCTGAAAGAAGAACGTATCAGTTGATTTCAGGACTGCGTAATCTTCCTGCGTTTTTAGTAGATAATCCGGGATTGAATTCAGGATTTATGATTCCGCAATATACTGCTGCCAGTATCGCAAGTCAGAACAAACAATTGGCAACTCCGTCAAGTATCGACAGTATCGTTTCAAGTAACGGACAGGAAGATCATGTGAGTATGGGAGCCAACGGAGCTACAAAAGCATTGCGTGTTATGGATAATCTGGAACGTATTTTGGCAATCGAATTGTTGAATGCTTCTCAGGCGATTGCTTACAGAGCACCTTTAAAATCAAGCGATTTCATCGAAATGTTTTTGAACAGTTACAGAGAGGTCGTGCCGTTGGTTAAAGAAGACAGAATTCTGCATTATGATATTAAAAAAACAGTTGAATTCCTTGACAGTTTCCAAATTGAAAACGATTTGTTAACAATGGCTTAA
- a CDS encoding DUF47 domain-containing protein: protein MSINSIFQFLVPKDKKFFPLFEEASSNLIELASNLHEAVNLPLKEREVLFQKIDELEQKGEDITRQTNLELSRNFITPFDREDIHTLITSIDNVADYLHGAASRMKLYQVDKITKSIRKMTEINLEACQNIDSAVKELSNLKNMNIIKEACARINKLENKSDNVYNKAVFEIFENETDAKNIIKYKEVLSVLESATDKCKSVANILESISVKHS, encoded by the coding sequence ATGTCAATAAACAGTATTTTCCAATTTTTAGTGCCGAAAGACAAGAAATTCTTTCCACTTTTTGAAGAAGCTTCAAGCAATCTAATTGAGTTAGCTTCTAATTTACACGAAGCTGTAAACCTTCCATTAAAAGAAAGAGAAGTTCTTTTTCAAAAAATTGATGAGTTAGAGCAAAAAGGAGAAGACATTACACGTCAAACCAATCTTGAATTGAGTAGAAATTTTATCACTCCATTTGACAGAGAGGATATTCATACATTAATTACTTCAATTGATAACGTTGCCGATTACCTTCATGGTGCAGCAAGCAGAATGAAATTGTATCAGGTAGATAAGATTACAAAATCGATCAGAAAAATGACCGAAATCAACCTTGAAGCTTGTCAGAATATTGACAGCGCTGTAAAAGAGTTGAGTAACTTAAAAAACATGAACATTATTAAAGAAGCTTGTGCCAGAATTAATAAACTGGAGAATAAGTCGGATAATGTTTATAACAAAGCAGTTTTTGAAATTTTTGAAAACGAAACAGACGCTAAAAATATTATTAAATATAAAGAAGTGTTATCTGTTTTAGAATCAGCAACAGACAAATGTAAGAGTGTTGCGAACATACTGGAATCTATTTCTGTAAAACATTCTTAA
- a CDS encoding DUF1700 domain-containing protein, with translation MRIEDIKFEQKASQRVYNSYMKRIKKTTASLPKIDQDDIYMEFNSHIFEAIQHRNGTNELDSLLDSIEKLGSPEEVLKPLIADKKLEQATKTFNPVHVFKALALNITNGISYIFFSILYLFLFGFVFLIFAKILNPSQVGLHINKDSISVFTLGIMNPEDQIKYHTYEALGNWFIPVMLVSTVLSYLLITLLLKLKKSINQKSSS, from the coding sequence ATGAGAATAGAAGATATCAAATTCGAACAAAAAGCTTCACAACGCGTTTACAACAGCTACATGAAGCGCATCAAAAAGACAACCGCTTCACTACCAAAAATAGATCAGGACGACATTTATATGGAATTTAACAGCCATATTTTTGAAGCCATTCAACATAGAAATGGAACAAACGAACTCGATTCTCTTTTAGACAGCATCGAAAAACTAGGCTCTCCGGAAGAGGTTCTGAAACCCCTTATTGCCGATAAAAAACTAGAACAAGCCACCAAAACATTCAACCCTGTTCATGTTTTCAAAGCTTTGGCATTAAACATTACCAATGGCATTTCGTACATCTTTTTCTCTATTTTATACCTTTTCCTGTTTGGTTTTGTATTCCTGATTTTTGCAAAAATCCTGAATCCTTCTCAGGTAGGTCTTCATATCAATAAAGATTCTATTTCTGTTTTCACATTAGGAATAATGAATCCCGAGGATCAAATTAAATACCACACTTACGAGGCTCTTGGTAATTGGTTTATTCCTGTCATGCTAGTATCAACCGTATTATCCTATTTACTTATAACCCTATTATTAAAACTTAAAAAATCAATCAATCAAAAATCATCATCATGA
- a CDS encoding inorganic phosphate transporter, with amino-acid sequence MTLLIIIIVLALIFDYINGFHDAANAIATVVATKVLTPFQAVLWAAFFNFLAYWVFGFGVADTVAKTAHTMEINLVVILAGVIAAICWNLLTWWLGIPSSSSHTLIGGFAGAAIAHAIAVHGFSGYVGEDGTTHYWYEIVSWYKAGKDGGMPSGVLIIIAFIVLAPLLGALASYLISIWLLNASRKSIGPKIFTVALMIATIWMVSSLMVPYEEIVKHGKPRFESHFWSVAFDPHNIKWFLVAFIILTVSLFCLIFSSLNLHQADAALKKMQLLSSAAFSLGHGGNDSQKVMGIIAAAVAVYINTNPGVHMDSWLDVVLPNDDLGVKGVMPGWIPLACYSAIAAGTLSGGWKIVKTMGSKITKVSSFEGVAAETAGALTLYFTEHLKIPVSTTHTITGSIIGVGLTKRVSAVRWGVTVSLIWAWILTIPISAILAGLVYFVLSVFM; translated from the coding sequence ATGACGCTACTTATAATTATTATAGTATTAGCTTTAATTTTTGATTACATCAATGGTTTTCATGATGCAGCAAATGCTATAGCTACCGTTGTTGCGACAAAGGTTTTGACGCCCTTTCAGGCCGTTCTTTGGGCAGCATTTTTTAACTTTCTGGCCTATTGGGTTTTTGGATTTGGTGTTGCCGATACTGTTGCTAAAACAGCGCACACCATGGAGATTAACCTGGTTGTAATTCTTGCCGGTGTTATTGCGGCTATTTGTTGGAACTTATTGACCTGGTGGTTAGGAATTCCTTCAAGTTCTTCGCATACTTTGATCGGTGGTTTTGCCGGAGCAGCAATTGCGCATGCGATTGCAGTGCACGGATTCTCAGGATATGTTGGTGAAGACGGAACAACGCACTACTGGTACGAAATCGTAAGCTGGTACAAAGCTGGTAAAGACGGTGGAATGCCTTCGGGAGTTCTTATTATTATTGCTTTTATTGTCTTAGCACCATTATTGGGGGCTTTGGCTTCTTACTTAATTTCGATTTGGTTGTTAAATGCTTCTCGTAAAAGTATTGGTCCAAAAATATTTACAGTGGCCTTAATGATAGCAACAATCTGGATGGTGAGCAGTTTAATGGTTCCTTATGAGGAGATTGTTAAGCATGGAAAACCACGTTTCGAATCTCATTTTTGGAGTGTAGCTTTTGATCCGCATAATATTAAATGGTTTTTAGTTGCTTTTATCATCTTAACGGTAAGTTTGTTTTGTTTGATATTCAGTAGTTTGAATCTTCATCAGGCAGACGCAGCGTTGAAAAAAATGCAATTGTTATCTTCTGCGGCTTTTAGTTTGGGTCACGGAGGGAATGATTCTCAAAAAGTAATGGGTATTATTGCAGCTGCAGTAGCAGTTTATATCAACACCAATCCGGGTGTGCATATGGATTCCTGGTTAGATGTTGTTTTACCAAACGATGATTTAGGTGTAAAAGGAGTAATGCCGGGATGGATTCCTTTGGCTTGTTATTCTGCAATTGCAGCCGGAACTTTAAGTGGTGGATGGAAAATTGTGAAAACAATGGGTTCTAAAATCACAAAAGTAAGCTCGTTTGAAGGAGTTGCAGCTGAAACTGCGGGAGCTTTGACACTTTATTTTACAGAGCACTTAAAAATTCCGGTAAGTACAACACATACCATTACAGGTTCTATTATTGGAGTTGGATTAACAAAACGTGTTTCCGCTGTTCGTTGGGGAGTTACCGTAAGTTTAATCTGGGCCTGGATACTAACGATTCCTATTTCGGCTATATTAGCTGGTTTGGTTTACTTTGTATTGAGCGTATTTATGTAA
- a CDS encoding serine hydrolase domain-containing protein, translating to MKKIIISYCIALITTSAFSQTFNSKKLDSLFALLEKNSKYMGSIAISENGKTIYTKSIGFDDLTSAKKSSLNTKYRIGSISKTFTASLILKAVEENKINLNQTIDKYFPTVKNAKTITIGNLLNHRSGIHDFTNDDDYLKWNTQYQSRAKMIERISAGTIVFEPDTKGQYSNSNYILLSYILEDLYKKSYGEILSLKITKPLHLKNTYLGGKINLNNNECYSYTLEGKWNKESETDASIPLGAGAVVSNPTDLNLFYENLFAGKVVSTEHLNQMKTIKDKFGMGLLEFPYYERKSYGHTGGIDGFRSVAGYFPNEKLALALTSNGMGYDNNNIMLCALNSYFNKPFVMPVFSNVAVTPAILDSYSGTYGSLQIPLKISISQKNNILIAQATGQPSFPLEATATNAFKFDAAGIVLEFNSEKKEMTLKQGGKDYLFTKE from the coding sequence ATGAAAAAAATCATCATCAGCTACTGCATTGCTCTTATCACGACGAGCGCTTTTTCTCAAACTTTCAATTCAAAAAAACTCGACAGCCTGTTTGCGCTTTTAGAAAAAAACAGCAAATACATGGGAAGTATTGCCATATCTGAAAACGGGAAAACAATTTACACCAAATCTATTGGTTTTGATGACCTTACAAGCGCAAAAAAATCAAGCCTCAATACCAAATACAGAATTGGCTCGATCTCTAAAACATTTACGGCATCCTTAATTCTTAAAGCGGTAGAAGAAAATAAAATCAACTTAAACCAAACGATCGACAAGTATTTTCCAACGGTAAAAAACGCCAAAACAATCACCATTGGCAACTTATTGAACCACAGAAGCGGTATACACGACTTTACCAATGACGACGATTACTTAAAATGGAACACTCAGTACCAGTCCAGAGCCAAAATGATTGAACGCATTTCTGCCGGTACTATCGTTTTTGAACCTGACACAAAAGGCCAGTACAGCAATTCTAATTACATACTCTTGTCGTATATACTGGAAGACCTTTACAAGAAGTCTTATGGCGAAATTTTAAGTCTGAAGATCACAAAACCTTTACACCTAAAAAACACGTATCTGGGCGGTAAAATCAATCTGAACAACAACGAATGTTATTCTTATACGCTTGAAGGGAAATGGAATAAAGAAAGCGAAACGGATGCATCAATTCCACTTGGAGCCGGAGCTGTAGTTTCTAATCCGACTGATTTAAATCTTTTCTATGAAAATCTTTTTGCCGGAAAAGTAGTTTCTACAGAACATTTAAACCAGATGAAAACCATTAAGGACAAATTCGGAATGGGACTTTTAGAATTTCCGTATTACGAAAGAAAAAGCTACGGACATACTGGCGGAATTGACGGTTTCAGATCTGTTGCAGGCTATTTCCCAAATGAAAAATTAGCGTTGGCTCTAACTTCAAACGGAATGGGCTACGACAACAATAACATCATGTTATGTGCTTTGAATTCGTATTTCAACAAGCCTTTTGTAATGCCGGTCTTTAGTAATGTTGCGGTTACACCTGCAATTCTGGATTCCTATTCCGGAACTTATGGCAGTTTACAGATTCCGTTAAAAATAAGCATTTCTCAAAAGAATAATATTCTAATTGCTCAGGCCACAGGCCAGCCTTCTTTTCCTTTAGAAGCTACAGCCACAAATGCCTTTAAATTTGATGCTGCAGGAATTGTTCTGGAGTTCAACTCCGAGAAAAAAGAAATGACACTAAAACAAGGCGGGAAAGACTATTTATTTACAAAAGAATAA